A genomic stretch from Desulfotignum balticum DSM 7044 includes:
- a CDS encoding MTAP family purine nucleoside phosphorylase, whose amino-acid sequence MLAIIGGTGLYHIQGLETIETLQTDTPFGSPSAPIVKAAYQNTKMLFLPRHGKNHERLPHEINYPANIFALKKLGATRIISVSATGSLQEDIHPGDIVFPSQYFDWTRGRRQSSFFGSGLSAHISTAEPVCTRLNRWMADHAEEMELTFHFGKTYACVEGPRLGTKAESHFLRLAGCDLVGMTNVPEAFLAKEAQICYAAICIVTDYDCWKEDPSHHASLASVLALYSQSIESVQDLLRLLMVSEPPPADCSCRTSLKDAVITPDAQVPASFKDMLTILRK is encoded by the coding sequence ATGCTTGCAATTATCGGCGGCACCGGGCTTTATCATATCCAAGGGCTTGAAACCATTGAAACATTGCAGACCGACACCCCGTTCGGATCCCCTTCTGCGCCGATTGTCAAAGCCGCATATCAGAACACAAAAATGCTGTTTCTTCCCCGTCATGGCAAAAACCATGAACGGCTGCCCCATGAAATCAATTATCCGGCCAACATTTTCGCGCTCAAAAAGCTGGGGGCCACCCGGATCATCAGTGTGTCTGCCACCGGAAGCCTTCAGGAAGATATCCATCCCGGTGACATCGTTTTTCCGTCCCAGTATTTTGACTGGACCCGAGGCAGGCGGCAGTCCAGCTTTTTCGGCAGCGGACTGTCAGCCCACATCTCTACGGCTGAACCGGTATGCACCCGCCTGAACCGATGGATGGCAGACCATGCCGAAGAAATGGAGCTGACCTTTCATTTCGGCAAAACCTATGCCTGTGTGGAAGGCCCCCGCCTGGGCACCAAAGCGGAAAGCCATTTTCTGCGCCTGGCCGGATGCGATTTGGTGGGCATGACCAATGTGCCGGAGGCGTTTCTGGCAAAAGAGGCCCAGATCTGCTATGCCGCGATCTGCATTGTCACCGATTATGACTGCTGGAAGGAGGATCCGTCCCACCATGCCAGTCTGGCATCGGTGCTGGCCCTTTACAGTCAGAGCATTGAGTCTGTCCAGGATCTGCTGCGGTTGCTGATGGTATCTGAGCCGCCACCGGCAGATTGCAGCTGCCGGACTTCTTTAAAAGACGCGGTGATCACCCCGGATGCTCAGGTTCCGGCATCTTTCAAGGACATGCTGACAATCTTGCGCAAATAA
- a CDS encoding GcvT family protein has protein sequence MEKSETVLPGHARVIIIGGGIIGCSIAYHLGQMGCKEVVLLEKDELTSGTTWHAAGLMVTFGSLSETATQMRIYGRDLYTRLEEETGLSTGFTPVGFIEAAANRDRLEEYRRVAAFNRYCGVDVHEISPKEIKDLFPLARVDDLLAGFYVKEDGRVNPVDATMALARGARNFGVKIFEKTAVTGLIKKNGAVAGVKTAFGNIQADAVVNCAGMWARQLGAVDGINIPNQAAEHYYLITEELDNIPKNMPVLEDPSHYGYYREEVGGLMIGLFEPRCAPWKIGRVPEDFTFGEIAPDWDRMGPFLEKAMSRVPVTMALGVKKFFCGPESFTPDLQAIIGEAPELKNYFVTAGLNSVGIIMGPGLGQMMARWIMTGNPQADITGFNMARLHTFQNNPEYRRHRTVESLGMVYQCHYPYQSMKTARGAKRSAVYDRLKAKGAYFRDVSGWEGADWFAPTPQQAVIEKHAWGREPWFGFWEAEHRAARENVVLMDMSFMPKFLVQGKDSGKVLNYICANHVNGPAGRITYTTCLNKDGQVMADLTVTKLSPDRFFVVVTDTIHRHALAWIQRHIPDTSHAFVTDMTSAYAQLNIQGPKSRDLLQSVTDTDLSNIAFPFRHAQKIAIGYGRVLCVRITYVGELGYELYIPTEQAVHVYDTLVKAGKPFDLTHAGLKALGSLRLEKGYRDYGHDMDNTDDPYEAGLGFTVRLDKPGDFIGKKACIAKKAAGPLQRRLAQVLVKDPEPLLHHGEVIFRNGKPAGYVRSGSYGYSLGGAVGLFMIEADEPVDGVYVKNGIWEIDIAGKTCPAAVSLTPLYDPEMKRVKG, from the coding sequence ATGGAGAAATCAGAAACTGTGCTGCCCGGACATGCCCGGGTAATCATTATCGGCGGGGGCATTATCGGGTGCTCCATTGCCTATCATCTGGGACAGATGGGATGCAAAGAGGTGGTGCTCCTGGAGAAAGATGAACTTACCAGCGGCACCACCTGGCATGCGGCCGGGCTGATGGTGACCTTCGGGTCTTTGTCTGAAACCGCCACACAGATGCGGATTTATGGCCGGGACCTGTATACCCGGCTGGAGGAAGAAACCGGTCTGTCCACCGGATTCACGCCTGTGGGGTTTATCGAGGCGGCGGCCAACCGGGACCGGCTGGAAGAATACCGCCGGGTGGCGGCCTTCAACCGCTACTGCGGGGTGGATGTCCATGAAATATCCCCCAAGGAGATCAAAGACCTGTTTCCCCTGGCCCGGGTGGATGATCTTCTGGCCGGGTTTTATGTCAAAGAAGACGGCCGGGTCAACCCGGTGGACGCCACCATGGCCCTGGCCAGAGGGGCCAGGAATTTCGGTGTGAAAATATTTGAAAAAACGGCAGTGACCGGCCTGATCAAAAAGAACGGGGCCGTGGCCGGGGTGAAAACGGCGTTTGGCAACATTCAGGCCGATGCGGTGGTCAACTGCGCCGGCATGTGGGCCCGGCAGCTCGGGGCGGTGGACGGCATCAACATTCCCAACCAGGCGGCCGAGCATTATTACCTGATCACCGAAGAGCTGGACAATATTCCCAAAAACATGCCGGTGCTGGAAGACCCTTCCCATTACGGGTATTACAGAGAAGAGGTGGGGGGACTGATGATCGGGCTGTTCGAGCCCAGGTGCGCCCCCTGGAAGATCGGCCGGGTGCCGGAAGATTTCACCTTCGGGGAGATTGCACCGGACTGGGACCGCATGGGACCGTTTCTGGAAAAAGCCATGTCCCGGGTGCCGGTGACCATGGCGCTGGGCGTGAAAAAGTTTTTCTGCGGCCCGGAAAGCTTTACCCCGGATCTCCAGGCCATCATCGGCGAGGCCCCGGAGCTGAAAAACTATTTTGTGACCGCAGGACTCAATTCAGTGGGAATTATCATGGGGCCGGGTCTCGGGCAGATGATGGCCCGGTGGATCATGACCGGAAATCCCCAGGCGGACATCACCGGGTTTAACATGGCCCGGCTCCACACCTTTCAGAACAACCCGGAATACCGGCGGCACCGCACCGTGGAATCCCTTGGCATGGTGTACCAGTGTCATTATCCCTATCAATCCATGAAAACCGCCCGGGGGGCCAAAAGATCGGCTGTTTATGACCGATTGAAGGCAAAGGGTGCGTATTTCAGGGATGTCAGCGGCTGGGAAGGGGCGGACTGGTTTGCCCCGACACCCCAGCAGGCGGTCATCGAAAAACATGCCTGGGGCCGGGAGCCCTGGTTTGGGTTCTGGGAGGCGGAGCACAGGGCTGCCCGGGAAAACGTGGTGCTCATGGACATGTCATTCATGCCCAAATTCCTGGTTCAGGGAAAAGACAGCGGAAAGGTGCTCAATTATATCTGCGCCAATCACGTGAACGGCCCGGCCGGGCGGATCACCTACACCACCTGCCTGAACAAAGATGGCCAGGTGATGGCGGATCTCACCGTTACCAAGCTTTCGCCAGACCGGTTTTTCGTGGTGGTGACCGATACCATCCACCGCCACGCACTGGCCTGGATCCAAAGACATATCCCGGACACCTCCCATGCATTTGTCACGGACATGACTTCGGCCTATGCCCAGTTGAATATACAGGGACCAAAGTCACGGGACCTGCTGCAGTCGGTGACCGACACAGATTTGTCCAATATAGCTTTTCCCTTCCGGCATGCACAGAAGATTGCCATCGGGTACGGCCGGGTCCTGTGTGTGCGCATCACCTATGTGGGGGAACTGGGATATGAGCTGTATATCCCCACGGAACAGGCCGTGCACGTGTATGATACCCTGGTAAAAGCAGGAAAACCGTTTGACCTGACCCATGCCGGGTTGAAGGCCCTGGGCAGCCTGCGCCTGGAAAAAGGATACCGGGATTACGGCCATGACATGGACAACACCGATGATCCATATGAAGCCGGCCTGGGGTTCACGGTCCGGCTGGATAAACCGGGTGATTTCATCGGAAAAAAGGCGTGTATCGCCAAAAAAGCGGCCGGCCCCTTGCAGCGGCGGCTGGCCCAGGTGCTGGTCAAGGATCCGGAGCCCTTGCTGCACCATGGCGAGGTCATCTTCCGGAACGGGAAACCGGCCGGGTATGTACGGTCTGGTTCCTACGGATACTCCCTGGGCGGGGCTGTGGGACTGTTCATGATCGAGGCGGATGAGCCGGTGGATGGGGTATATGTAAAAAACGGCATATGGGAGATCGATATCGCCGGAAAAACCTGTCCGGCAGCTGTTTCCCTGACACCATTATATGACCCTGAAATGAAAAGAGTAAAAGGATGA
- a CDS encoding AbrB/MazE/SpoVT family DNA-binding domain-containing protein: MTELVIRKWGNSLAARIPRAIARVVNLEKDQTVTIEAKEGRIIITPVKEKKEYTLDELLNQSDPKAVVLDEDDKKWINAEPVGREW, encoded by the coding sequence ATGACAGAACTGGTGATCAGAAAATGGGGCAACAGCCTGGCGGCAAGAATACCGAGAGCCATTGCCCGCGTGGTTAATCTTGAAAAAGATCAAACCGTTACCATAGAGGCAAAAGAGGGAAGGATTATTATTACCCCGGTCAAGGAGAAAAAAGAATATACCCTGGATGAACTTTTGAATCAAAGTGATCCCAAAGCAGTTGTCCTGGATGAAGATGATAAAAAATGGATCAATGCTGAGCCTGTTGGAAGAGAATGGTAA
- a CDS encoding type II toxin-antitoxin system PemK/MazF family toxin, with amino-acid sequence MAVKSQNKPYIPERGDLVWTDFDPAAGHEQMGRRPALVLSPAVFNKKILLALVAPVTSRVRGHGFEVAVAGNKISGVVLCHQIKMIDFVERGWQFAEKAPKSVVSEALAKVKVIVTE; translated from the coding sequence ATGGCGGTAAAATCCCAAAATAAACCGTATATCCCTGAACGAGGTGACCTTGTCTGGACGGATTTTGACCCGGCAGCCGGTCATGAGCAGATGGGACGGCGACCAGCCCTGGTCCTTTCTCCTGCGGTATTCAATAAAAAAATATTGCTTGCCCTGGTTGCTCCGGTGACAAGCAGGGTCCGAGGCCATGGATTTGAGGTCGCAGTCGCTGGAAACAAGATATCCGGGGTCGTATTGTGTCATCAAATCAAGATGATCGATTTTGTTGAGCGGGGCTGGCAGTTTGCAGAAAAAGCCCCGAAATCAGTTGTAAGCGAAGCGTTGGCAAAAGTGAAAGTTATCGTAACAGAATAA
- a CDS encoding thiamine pyrophosphate-dependent enzyme gives MNSFLNTSRPPVFCPGCTHERITKSLDAALIKMGIPDHKTVIVTDIGCSGLFDTFFNVHALHGVHGRALTYAAGLKLADPSLNVIVTMGDGGMGIGGAHVLSACRKNMDLTLIILNNFNFGMTGGQYSATTPSDAVVGSEFLNQAEIPMDICGVVESAGASYVSRISGMDDGLSDELVSAMKHKGFSVVETLGLCTGRYTKRNQLTPKVIDQMIEQRPSPGGVIEKNQRPEYGDRYRQLAKEKGKFPDPFVVKKQFDMPDARRHEVVILGSAGMRIVTAGDMVCFAGISGGLNVSIKNDYNITVLRGQSVSEILLSPEKIGYTGIESPTVVLALSDEGVARRQKIFATLSPDTYVLKEASVAIPDTPAQVEEIDFKAMKIKKTDWALTSLAVLAKHEIVLNKDMLVFALKSRFNEKVFNLSMETVNKIL, from the coding sequence ATGAATAGCTTTTTAAATACCAGCCGACCCCCGGTATTCTGCCCGGGCTGCACCCATGAACGCATTACCAAAAGCCTGGATGCTGCGCTGATAAAGATGGGCATCCCGGATCATAAAACCGTGATCGTCACCGATATCGGGTGTTCCGGTCTGTTTGACACGTTTTTCAATGTCCATGCCCTGCACGGGGTTCATGGCCGGGCATTGACCTATGCCGCCGGCCTGAAACTGGCTGATCCGTCCCTGAACGTCATCGTGACCATGGGAGACGGCGGCATGGGTATCGGCGGCGCCCATGTGCTGTCCGCCTGCCGGAAAAACATGGATTTGACCCTGATCATTTTGAACAACTTCAACTTCGGCATGACCGGGGGCCAGTATTCGGCCACAACACCCAGTGATGCCGTGGTGGGATCCGAATTTCTCAACCAGGCGGAAATTCCCATGGACATCTGCGGTGTGGTGGAAAGTGCCGGTGCCAGCTATGTGTCCCGGATCTCCGGGATGGATGACGGACTGTCCGATGAACTGGTCTCAGCCATGAAACACAAGGGATTTTCTGTTGTGGAAACCTTAGGGTTATGCACGGGCCGGTACACCAAACGCAATCAGCTCACTCCCAAAGTGATCGATCAGATGATCGAACAAAGACCGTCTCCGGGCGGGGTGATCGAGAAAAACCAGCGGCCCGAATATGGAGACAGATACCGGCAGCTGGCAAAGGAAAAAGGCAAATTCCCTGACCCCTTTGTGGTCAAAAAACAGTTTGACATGCCCGATGCCAGACGGCACGAGGTGGTGATTCTGGGATCTGCGGGCATGCGCATCGTCACTGCCGGGGATATGGTCTGTTTTGCCGGAATCTCCGGCGGATTGAACGTGTCCATTAAAAACGACTACAATATCACCGTGCTCAGGGGCCAGTCCGTCTCGGAAATCCTGCTGTCTCCTGAAAAAATCGGATACACCGGCATCGAATCCCCCACTGTGGTGCTGGCTTTAAGTGATGAAGGCGTGGCCCGGCGGCAAAAGATTTTTGCCACCCTGTCCCCGGATACCTATGTGCTCAAGGAAGCCAGCGTGGCCATTCCCGACACCCCGGCACAGGTGGAGGAGATCGATTTCAAGGCCATGAAAATCAAAAAAACCGACTGGGCTTTGACCTCTCTGGCCGTGCTGGCAAAACATGAAATCGTGCTCAACAAAGATATGCTTGTCTTTGCCTTAAAATCCCGGTTTAATGAAAAAGTGTTCAACTTGTCCATGGAAACCGTGAATAAAATTTTGTAA
- a CDS encoding transketolase C-terminal domain-containing protein, with amino-acid sequence MASVFMEGNEAVARGAMAAGCNFFAGYPITPATTIFNNMLKMLPPRDGVCIQGEDEIASMGYCIGASMAGKKVLTATSGPGISLYSEHISFAIGSEIPLVIANVQRLGPSTGSATRGADSDIQFMRWGSTSGAPVIVLAPKDAKDCLELTVHAFNFAEEFRCPVFIASNKEIGMTKESFDMDDLNLPPLVERTPYTGTGPYVPFAADPEKAPPFLPIGGTTLVRQTSSTHGPDGYITIDPQIIAAMQQRLHTKLTAAMDRITLYEETMVPDTDTLVISYGITSRAVTDAATALAAKGRPVSTLSLKTLWPVPEALLAEKAARFKKIVVIEMNLGQYVNEIKRVLCGKPVKFYGQMNGTMIPPAKIMETIENE; translated from the coding sequence ATGGCATCTGTATTCATGGAAGGCAACGAAGCCGTTGCCAGGGGGGCCATGGCCGCCGGCTGCAATTTTTTTGCCGGTTATCCCATTACACCGGCCACCACCATATTCAATAATATGCTTAAAATGCTGCCGCCCAGAGACGGTGTCTGCATCCAGGGAGAAGACGAGATTGCATCCATGGGATACTGTATCGGTGCATCCATGGCCGGCAAAAAAGTGCTTACCGCCACTTCCGGCCCGGGTATCAGCCTGTACAGTGAACACATCTCTTTTGCCATCGGCAGTGAGATTCCGCTGGTGATCGCCAATGTTCAGCGATTAGGGCCTTCCACCGGCTCCGCCACAAGAGGGGCGGACTCGGACATCCAGTTCATGCGCTGGGGATCCACATCCGGCGCGCCCGTGATTGTCCTGGCACCCAAAGATGCAAAAGATTGTTTAGAATTGACCGTGCATGCGTTCAACTTTGCCGAAGAGTTCCGGTGTCCGGTGTTCATCGCCTCCAACAAGGAGATCGGCATGACCAAGGAAAGCTTTGACATGGATGACCTGAATCTGCCTCCCCTGGTGGAGCGCACTCCGTACACCGGCACCGGTCCCTATGTACCGTTTGCAGCCGATCCGGAAAAAGCCCCGCCGTTTCTGCCCATCGGCGGCACTACCCTGGTACGCCAGACCTCTTCCACCCACGGCCCGGACGGATATATCACCATCGATCCCCAGATCATTGCCGCCATGCAGCAACGGCTGCACACCAAACTGACCGCTGCCATGGACCGCATCACCCTGTATGAAGAAACCATGGTGCCTGACACCGACACCCTGGTCATCTCCTACGGCATCACCTCCCGGGCCGTGACAGATGCGGCGACCGCCCTGGCTGCAAAAGGCCGGCCCGTGTCCACCCTGTCTTTGAAAACCTTATGGCCGGTTCCTGAGGCCCTGCTTGCAGAAAAAGCGGCCCGATTCAAAAAAATTGTGGTGATCGAGATGAACCTGGGCCAGTACGTCAATGAGATCAAACGCGTGCTGTGCGGCAAACCCGTAAAATTTTACGGCCAGATGAACGGCACGATGATCCCCCCTGCCAAGATTATGGAGACCATTGAAAATGAATAG